Within Myceligenerans xiligouense, the genomic segment CACGAGCGGGGTCACGGCCCCCGACATGGCGGAGGCGCTCGGCCGGATCCGGCCGGGCGCCAGGATCGTCTCGATCTGCACGGGGGCACTCCAGCTCGCCGGAGTGGGGCTGCTCGACGGCCGGCCCGCCACCACGCACTGGCACTACACCGACCTCATGCGGCAGCTGCATCCCGAGATCCAGGTGAACCCGGACGTGCTGTACGTGGACGACGGCGACGTGCTCACGTCGGCGGGCGTCGCCGCCGGCATCGATCTCTGCCTGCACCTGCTGCGGCGGGACCACGGGACGGCGATCGCGCACGACGTCGCGCGGCGCACCGTGGTGCCCCCGCATCGCGACGGCGGCCAGGCGCAGTACGTCGACCGTCCCGTGCCCGACGCCGACGGACCCGGCACCGCGCCTGCCCGCGCCTGGGCCATGGAACGCCTCCACGAGCCGATCACGCTCGCGGAGATGGCCGGGCACGCCGCGATGTCGGTCCGGACGTTCACCCGCAGGTTCCGCGAGGAGACCGGCGAGAGCCCGGGGCAGTGGCTCGTCCGCCGACGCGTGGACCTCGCCCGACGCCTGCTGGAGGACACGGACCTCGCCGTCGAGCGGATCGCCGCACGCTGCGGCTTCGGCACGGCGCAGTCCCTGCGCGCCCACATGCAGACGACCCTGGGCGTCAGCCCGACCCAGTACCGCCGCACCTTCCGGCCGGCGGCCTGAGCGTCGCGGAGGACCGAGCCGGCGGATCACCCCGTGGTGCGAACAGCTTCCCTTGCGCCGCACCCTCGGCCCGGATAACACTTTGCCTCAGCCGCCCTCGCAGCCGTTGCCGAGAGAGAGGCCACGACATGAAGATCTCCATCACCCAGTTCGTCAGCCTCGACGGCGTCTCCCAGGGACCGGGATCGGCGGACGAGGATCCGAGCGGCGGGTTCACCCGCGGTGGCTGGTTCGTCCCCTATCTCGATGAAGCCTTCGTCCGACAGGCTTCGGACTGGCTCGACCAGGCGGACGGCCTCCTGCTCGGCCGACGCACCTACGAGGCGTTCGCCCGCGACTGGCCCCAGATCCCTGAACCCGACCCGTTCGCCGTGCGGATGAACACTCTGCCGAAATACGTCGTCAGCAACACCCTCGACGAGGGAAGCTGGAACCCGACCACCGTCCTTCGCGGCGACATCGCCGAGACCGTCGGCGCCCTGAGGTCCAAGGACGGACGCGAGGCGCAGGTGCACGGCAGTGCGCACCTTGCCGCATCCCTCTTGGACGCCGGCCTCGTGGACACGCTCCGCCTCGCCGTCGCGCCCGTCGTCGTCGGTCAGGGCAGGCGCCTTCTCGCCGGAAGCGCGGACGCCGGGCTCAGGCTGCGCGAAGAGCGGACCATGCCCTCAGGACTCGTCGTGCTCGAGTACGACGTCACCGGCCCGGCGCCACTCGCCGACTACGAGGGCGTGGCCCCGATCTAGGTGACGGTGCGGCACAGCCAGCCGGCAGGGTTCGCGGTGAAGCCGCCAAGGCTCCCGGTGCCTGAGACGCGGAAAACCCCGCCCGACCGGCGGGATGTGATCCCTGGTCGTGCGGGGTTTTCCGTCGTTGAGCCGCCTGACAGAATCGAACTGTCGACCTGTTCATTACGAGTGAACCGCTCTACCGACTGAGCTAAGGCGGCGTTGCTTCCCGGTGGTGAACCACCCGGCAGCGGCCCCAACAGTACCTGACGTCCGGCCAAGTCAGCAAAGCGAATCGGGTGTGACCTCCGCCGGCCCGATCGCGGCGCGTGAACCGCTCCGCGGCGCGGCGGGCCGTGGGCGCCCGAGCGCGCCACGACCGCCGTCGTCCGTGGTCAGCAGGTCAGCTCGCCGTCCGGGACGGAGCCGTTCACTAGGTAGTCCTCGACGGCGCCGTTGACGCACTCGTTGGAGCGTCCGTAGGCCGTGTGGCCCTCGCCCTGATAGGTCACGAGGAATCCGGAGTCGAGCGTGTCGGCCAGTGCCTCGGACCAGCGGTACGGCGTCGCGGGGTCGTTCGTGGTGCCGATCACCATGATCGGTGCCGCGCCCTTCGCGTGGATGTCGAAATCCTGCTTCACGGCCGGGTACGGCCAGTCCGCGCAGTCCACGCCCGAGAAGCCGAACGACTCGCCGAGTGTGGGCGCGTCCTCGACGATCTCGGCGGCGAGCTTTTTCATCTCCTCCAGGTCCTCGGTGGCACGGCCGTCGGCGCAGTTGATCGCTCGGAAGGCCTCCTCGCTGTTGGAGTTGAAGCTGCCGTCGGGGTTCCGGTCGTTGTAGTTGTCCGCGAGCAGCAGGAGCGTGTCGCCCCGGCCCTCCCAGAAGATCTCCTGCAGCGCCGTGGTGAGGTACGACCAGTTGGCCTCGTTGTACAGCGGCATGGCGACGCCGTAGAACGCGAGCTTCTTCGTCACCACCCGGCCGGACGACGTCGCGATGGGGTGTGCCGCGGCATCGTTCACCATCGACCTGATCTGCTGCAGCCCGACGTCGACGGTGTCCCCGAGCGGGCACTCGGGCCCGGCGATGCAGTCCTCGACGTAGGCCCGCAGGGCGTTCTCGAAACCGACCGCCTGCTCCGCGGCCACCTCGTCGGACGTGAGGGTGATGTCGATGGCGCCGTCGAGCACCAGCCGGCCCGCGTTGCCGGGGAACAGCCCGGCGTACGTGGCACCCAGCTGCGTGCCGTAGGAGTAGCCGAGGTAGTTGAGCTTCTCGTCGCCCAGGGCGGCGCGCAGCATGTCCATGTCGCGGGCCGCGCTCTGCGTGTCCACGTTGCCGAGCAGTTCGCCGGTGTTCTCGGCGCACGCCTGGCCCCATTGGCGGATGGCCTCGATCTGCTGCGCGATGCCCTCGTCGGTGTCCGGGTAGTCGGTGGTGAGGAACTCGTCCTTCGCCTCGTCGTCCACGCAGGTCACCGGCGTGGACTGGCCGACGCCGCGCGGATCGAACCCGACGATGTCGTACTCCGCGCGCAGACGGAAGCCGAAGGTGCTGGTGGACTCCACCAGCCCGATGCCGGAGGCTCCCGGGCCGCCCGGGTTGACCAGCAACGACCCCCGCGGCTCGTCGGTGGTGGCCGGCAGCTTCTTCATCGCGATCTCGATGGTGCCGGCGCCCGGATCCTGCCAGTCGAGCGGGGCGTCGACGGTGGCGCACTGGAAGCCGCCGCACTCGCTCCACTCGACCGCCTGCGTGTAGAAGTCCTCGAACCCGTCGGGCGCACCCGACGCCGCGGCGGTGCCACCACCGGCCCCGCCTCCGGACTTGCCCACGTCCTCGAGCGCCACCTGGTTCTTCGGCGGCACCGCACAGGCCGCGAGCAGCAGGACGGGCACGAGCAGGCAGGCGACGACGGCCGCAGGGCGTCGGGCTGGGCGGATCACCTGGACAACCTATCGAAAATCGCGACCGGCGCCCGCCCGGGCGGGGCAGGATTCACCGCACCCTCACGACGTGTCCGTCGGCTCTCGCGCCCGCCGGCCGCACCCCGTCGCGCCGACCCCGGGCCGGCGTCAGTTCGCGACCCACGCGATCGGCCCGGGCTCGCCGTCCGTCTCCCGGGCCGGGAGGTCCAGCGTGCCCTTGTCGCCGAGGCGCACCGCCACGGCGGAACCGTCCTCGACGCCGTCCGGAACCTGCACGACGCTCGTGGTCGGCACCCAGTCCATCGTGCACATGCCGTCCCGCCGTGGCAGCAGGCCGACGGCGATCTCGCCGTCCTCCTCCGCCGCCGTCGGCTCGGCGATGATCGGACAGGAGCTGGAGTCGTTCGTCACCACGTAGATCAGCCCCGGCTCGGGCGACCACGCCGCGCCGGCCGGCGAGGACGTGCTCCCTTCCACGCCTTCCGGCAGTCCCGTGCCCGTGGCGCCGGCGACCAGCGGGTCGATCTCCGTGGCCGCGTTCTTCGGGCGGAGGTTGCGCGCTCCGTCGTCGTCCATGTCGCTCTCCTCGTCACCGGTGTCTGCGGTGTCCGACGGCGTGCTGCCGGCCGTGGTCTCCTCGTCCGGCGCGGCGGAGGCACCGCCTGTCGTGTCCGCACCGGCACAGCCTGCCAGCAGAACACACGCCAGTACCGCTCCGGCCAGGCCGGTGAACCGCACCCCGCGGGCGTCCGTCGTCGTCGTCGTCATGCCGCGATCCTTCCATCACAGACGGATGTGGTGGGTGACGCTCCGGCCCACACCCCGGAGCGTCACCCACCCCTCCCATGTCTCGTGCCACGGACCGCTTGCACACCAGCGCGGACATTCACCCGATCCGATCAGATCCGGGCCGGGCCGGGCCGGGCCGGAGGAGGCCGCGGCGCCCGGTCGCTCGACCCGGCGTCACCGATCGGCGCGGATCCAGGCCGGAGGCCCCACCGCGCCGGACTCCGGCCGCGGGAGCAGGTCCGTCTTGCCCAGCCCGCCGATCCGGAGCGACACGGTCTCCCCGTGGTCCGCTCCGTCCGGTGCCGCGACCACGGTGGTGGTCGGCACCCAGTCCGCCGTGCACACGGCACCGGGTTCCGGCCCCGAGATCGTGACGTCGATGTCGCCCAGCTCGTCGTCGGCGCCCAGACCGGCGCCCGCCGTGGTGTCGCTCGCCACGGGCTCCGCGATCCGGGGGCAGGTGCTGGACCCGAGCGTCACGACGTACAGCAGCCCCTCGACAGGGGTCCACGCGCCACCGGCGACCGTGGCGCCGGAGTCGTCGAGCTCCACGCCCGGAGGAAGCCCGCGCCTGCTGTGGCCCGGCACGAGAACGAAGAAGTCGTCGGACGACGTCACGCTCCCGCCGTCGGCGGGCAACCGCTCGAAGTGCCCGGACGGCACCGGGCCACCGCCAGGCCCGGCTGCCGGGCCGGCACCGCCCGTCGCGGTCTCCGGGCCGGCCGGGGACGCGGCCGCCGCTCCGGCTCCCCCGGCCAGCAGAGCGAGCGCGAGGCCCGCCCCCACCGCCGTCACCACACGCGGCGAAACATTGCGACCTGCATTCTTCATGGTGTCAACCCCCTGGAATCGCGTCGGGCGCGCCGCATCCGGTCAACGCAACCGCCCGCTACGCCCAGGATGTGCACACTGCTCCACGTTCGGCAGCGAGAGTGCGTTCCGTTGCGCTCGGACTTCCTTGCCCCGCGGGGGCGGTCCGGAGACTGGCCCGTCGTCCGGACCGCCGACGCCGTCGTCCGGCTCTCAGCCGAACCGCAGCTTCGCCGGGGTCACCTCCGGCGCCGCCTTCGTGAGGAAGCGCTTGCGCAGGTCCGCGAACCCGTTGCGGTCGTCGAAGAAGTCGCGGGCCATCTCCGCCAGCTCGATGGTCTGGTGGTACGACAGCGGCTTCGACCGGACCCGCCGCTCGGCGCTTCGCGCCAGCGTCGTCGTCAGCGTGGCCGGCTCGGCGTAGCCGCGGGCGGTCTCGCCGAGCCACTCGTCGAAGGCAGCCATGTCACGCGGGCCGACACCCGAGATCATCCCGATCCGGTCCGCCTCGGCCGCGGAGATCGGGAGCTTGCGGTGCAGCAGGGTGTCGGCGCGCTGCTCGCCGACCCGCTGCGGCAGGGCCCACGAGTGCAGTTCGGAGCCGTAGATGCCCATGTCGTAGTAGGGGTTGAGGATCACGCCGTCGCGGGCCACGGTGACGTCCGTGCACAGGCCCGCCATCACACCACCGGCGCCCGCGTTCGCCGTGAAGGCGGTCATCGTGAGCTGGTCGGCGTTCGCCAGCACGAGGCACAGCTCGTCGATCGCCCAGATGTTCTCCCAGGCCTCGGCAGCCGGATCCGGTGCCGCGTCGATCACGCCGAGGTGGATGCCGTTCGAGAACGCGTACTCCGTGCCGCGCACCACGAGCACCCGGGTGTCCTCCGTGAGGGCCTTCTCGACCGCGCTCGTGAACCGCCGGCACTGCTCCGCGTACATCGCCCCGTTGTAGGAGCGGAGCGTCAGGTAGCCGACGTGCTCGTCGCGCACGTAGGAGGTCTCCGCGAGCGCGTCGGGAACCTTGAGGTAGGGGGTCCGGCTCGTGTCGATCACCCGGGAGGCGGGGAGCTTGGTCCCGCGGCGCTCGGTGAGCGGGGCGGCGTAGCCCACCCAGAGCGTGCCGGTGCCGCAGGCGATGGCGACGGCGTCGACGCTGTGCCCGACGACGGTCCCGGGCACCGCTCCCGTCTCGACGTCCGAGGCGACGGCGTCGTACAGGCACACGCGGCGGCCCTGCACGTCGGCGGGCGCGCCCGGGGCGCTGTCGGCGGCGGCGACGCGGCGGGCGAGCTCCTGGGCCGGCTCGACCCAGTCGATCTCGAAGTCCCTGCGGCGCAGGAGCGGCCGCTCGCCCGTGTCGGCGACCACCCGGAGGCACTGGTCGGCGTCCAGCGGCAGGTCGCCGGCGTCGACCTTGCGCAGCACCTCGTCCACGCACGCCATCGCGGCGTCCGCGACGCGGCTGTTGTAGAGGGCGGCCTTGGAGACGGGTGCGGCGGGCATGTCGAAGACATTCGACGCCCAGACGGGGCCGGCGTCCATCTCCTCGACGGCGGAGAGCGCGGTGACGCCCCACTGCGCGCGCCCGTCGAGGATCGCGTGGTCGAGGGACGACGGCCCGCGGTCCCCCACGGGGCCGGGGTGCACGATCACGGTCGGGTACCTGCGCCAGACCTCCTCGGGCACGCGGTGCTTCAGGAACGGGCACAGGATCAGGTCCGGTGCCGCGGAGTCGACGGCTTCGACCAGCTCCCGCGGCCTGTCGAACGTTCCGGCCAGCTCCACCCCGACGTCGTGGCCATGCTCCCGCAGATGGCACCACACGCGTTGGGTCAAGCCGTTGAATGCTGAGACGAGCAGCAGGATCCGCATCGCGACGGTGGCTCCTTCAAGATTGGGACTGGGCTCGGGGGGTGCCGAGCCGTGAGCCTAGCGAGCGATGCTCATTCCGGACAACACAGGATGTTGATAGCGGTTCGATCAACCCTGTGGGCGCAGTGCGATCGTCATCGCCTCGCACGCGAGCAGCGGCGCCACGTTGCCGTCGAGACGCTGACGGGCCACGGCGATCGCGTCCATGCGCCGGATCGTCTGTTCGGGCGTGGAGTCGCGGGCGAGGTCACGGACCGTGCCCGCCTGTTCCCCGTTGACCGGGTCGACGTCGGCGCCGAGCTGGAGCACGAGCACGTCCCGGTACAAGGACAGCAGGTCGAGCATGGCCCGGTCCAGCACGTCGCGCTGCCGGCGGGTGGCGCGGCGCTTCTGGCTCTCCTCAAGCTGCTTCACCTGGGAGCGCAGCTTCGGGGGCAGCGGTTCGCCGTCGGCCACGCCGAGGGCGCGCAGCAGCTCCGCCTTCTCGGCGGCGTCGCGCTCCTCGGTCGCGGCGGCGGCCTCCTGCTTGGCGACGTCGACCAGTTCACCGGCGGCGAGGACGGCGTCTCCCACGCCACGGATCCGGCGCGCGAGGCCGAGAACGGCGGACCGGCGCTCCCGTGCGCCCGTGTCACGGGCCAGCCGCCGGGCCATGCCGACGTGGCTCTGCGCCGCTCGGGCGGCCGTCAGCGCGACGTCGGGGTCCACGCCGTCGCGCCGGACCAGCAGACCGGCCACGGCCTCGGCGGGCGGGACCCGCAGCACCACCGCCCGGCAGCGGGAGCGGATCGTGGGCAGCACGTCCTGCACCGAGGGCGCGCAGAGGACCCAGACCGTGTGCGGGGGCGGCTCCTCGATCGACTTGAGCAGCAGGTTCGTGGTCCGTTCCGCCATGCGGTCGGCGTCCTCGACCACGATCACCCGCCACCGGCCTTGTGTCGGGGTGCGGGCCGCCGTGCCGACCAGGTCGCGGACCTCGTCGATGGTGATGACCACCTTGTCGGTCGCCAGGAGGGTGACGTCGGGATGGGTGCCGGCCAGCGTCGTGGTGCAGGCGTGGCAGGTTCCGCAGCCGCCCTGTTCGCACTGCAGCGCGGCCGCGAACGCCCGTGCGGCCACGGAACGGCCCGAGCCGGGCGGGCCGGTGAGCAGCCAGGCGTGCGTCATGGCCTCCGGGCGCGTCGCCGACGCGTGCAGCATGGCCACCGCCGACTCCTGCCCCACCACCTCGTCCCAGACGCTCATGCCCGTCCCTCCTGGCCCCGAGGCGCCTGGTCGGTGGCGGCGCGGTTCCCGCTCTCGGTGCCGTGGCGCTCCGCGGCCTCGGTGACCGCCTCGGTCACCACGGGGGTGAGTCCGAGCCGGGCGGCGACATCCACCCGGATCTGCGCCTGGATGTCCTCGACGAGCCGGGCCGCGTCGACGACGATCCAGCGATCCGGGTCGGTTCCGGCGCGACGCAGGTAGGCCTCGCGGGTACGGCGGTGGAATTCCTCGCCGGCGCGTTCCAGGCGGTCCGGCGTCTCGCCGGTGCCGGCGCGGCGCTCCGCCGCGACGGAGGGATCGAGATCGAGCAGCACCGTGGCGTCCGGGAGCAGACCGTCCGTGGCCCACAGCGACAGGTGCTCGACGTCGTCCTCGCCGAGCGTCCGGCCGCCTGCCTGGTAGGCCACCGACGAGTCGAGGTAGCGGTCGGTGATGACCACGGCGCCGCGCTCCAGGGCGGGCCGGATCAGGGACTCCACGTGGTGCGCGCGGTCCGCCGCGTAGAGGAGGGCCTCCGCGCGGGGCCCCATGTCCGCGCCGTGCAGCACGGCGGCCCGCAGCTCCTTGCCGAGGTCCGTGCCCCCGGGCTCGCGCGTGAGCACGACCTCGCGACCGGTCAGGCCGGCCAGCCAGTCGCCGAGCAGGCGCGCCTGCGTCGACTTCCCGACGCCGTCGCCGCCCTCGAAGGAGATGAAGAATCCGGGTGTGCTCACGTCCGCCACAGTAGTCGGGGAGACCGACACCGACGACGGGTGCGGCCACCGGTACGGCCGCGGGGCACCGCGGCCGTACCGGTGAGGCCGCCGGCCGCGAGCGCCGGCACGGCTACTTCTTGGCCGACGACGTCTTCGTGGTCGTCTTCTCCGTGGTCGTCTTCTTGGCCGCGGGCTTCTTGGCCGCGGGCTTCCGCGTCGTCTTCTTCTTGGGACCCTGCGCCCGCTTCTCCTCCAGCAGCTGGATGGCACGCTCGGGCGTGACGGAGTCCGGGGTGAGGTCGCGGGGCAGCGTCCGGTTCGTCTCGCCGTCCGTCACGTACGGCCCGAAGCGGCCGTCCTTCACGACGATCGGCTTCTTGCTGGTCGGGTCCTCGCCCAGTTCCCGCAGCGGCGGGGCGGCGGCCGCGCGGCCGCGGCGCTTGGGCTGCTTGTACAGCTCGAGCGCCTCCTCCAGCGTGACGGTGAACAGGGACTCCTCCGTGGGCAGGGACCGCGAGTCCGTGCCCTTCTTGAGGTAGGGCCCGTAGCGGCCGTTCTGCGCGGTGATCTCCGTGCCGGTCTCCGGGTCGACGCCGACCACCCGGGGCAGGGAGAGCAGCCGCAGCGCGTCCTCCAGCGTGACGCTGTCCAGTGCCATGTCGGAGAACAGGGAGGCCGTCCTGGGCTTCGGCTGCTTCGCGAGCGCGCGTTTGCGCGCCGCCGCCGACAGGCCCGGGTCGAGCTCCGGCTCGGGGAGCTTCTCGGTCACGTACGGCCCGAATCGCCCGTTCCGCGCCACGATCGGGTGCCCGGAGGCGGGGTCCTTGCCGAGTTCGCGGCCGTCGTCGGCGCCGGCGGCGAACAGTTCGCGGGCCTTGGCGACGGTGAGCTCGTCCGGTGCGATGTCGTCCGGGATGCGGGGGCGCACCGGCTTCTCGCCGTCGGGCACCTCGGCCCGGGTGTCCTCCAGGTAGGGGCCGTAGCGGCCCACGCGCACGCGGATGCCCTCGCCGATCTCCACGGAGTTGATCGCCGCCGCGTCGATCTCCCCGAGGTGCTCGACCAGGTCGCGCAGGCCGCCGCCGTGCGCGTCGACCCCCGCGGCGTCCGACGTGCCGTGGGTGGCGTCGGCGCCGGGGCCGTCCTCCCCGAAGTAGAACTCTCGCAGCCACGCCGCACGATGGCGGTCGCCGGCGGCGATCTCGTCGAGGTCGGCCTCCATGGCGGCCGTGAAGTCGTAGTCGACGAGCCGCACGAAGTGCCGCTCGAGCAGCCGGACGACGGCGAACGCCCGCCAGGTCGGCACGAGCGCCTGGCCGCGGCTCCACACGTACTCGCGGTCCTGGATGGTCGAGATGATCGCCGCGTACGTCGACGGGCGGCCGATGCCTCGCTCCTCCAGCGCCTTGACCAGCGACGCCTCCGTGTAGCGGGCGGGCGGGGACGTGCTGTGCCCCTCGGCGGCGAGGTCGCGCCCGGTCAGCGTGTCGCCCTCGGCCATCCGCGGCAGGCGCGTCTCGCTGTCGTTCTTGCTCCCGCTCCTGCCCGACGGCCTGTCGAGGGCGTCCGCGTCCGGGTCGAGATCCCGCGACTCCTCGTAGGCGGCGAGGAACCCGCGGAACGTGATGACCGTGCCCGACGCCGTGAACACCGCCTCGCTGCCCCCGTGCGCGGGTGCGGCGTCCGCGACGTGCGCGCCGAGCCGCACCGTCGCGGTCGACCCCTTGGCGTCGGCCATCTGGGAGGCGACGGTGCGCTTCCAGATCAGCTCGTACAGCCGGAACTGGTCCCCGGCGAGCTCGCCGGCCACCTGCGCCGGCGTGCGGAACGTGTCACCGGCGGGACGGATCGCCTCGTGCGCCTCCTGCGCGCCCTTGTTCTTCGACTGGTACAGGCGCGGCGGGCCGGGCACGTACTCCTGGCCGTACAGTTCGGCGGCCTGGTGACGCGCGGCGTCGGTCGCCTCCTTCGACAGCGACGGGCTGTCGGTACGCATGTAGGTGATGTACCCGTTCTCGTACAGCGCCTGCGCGGTGCGCATGGTCTGCCGCGAACTCATCCGCAGCTTGCGGCCCGCCTCCTGCTGCAGCGTGGACGTGGTGAACGGCGCCGCGGGGCGGCGCGTGTACGGCTTGGTCTCCAGGCTCTTGACCCGGTAGTCCGCGCCGTCGAGGCCGCCGACGACGGCGGTGGCCGCTGCCTCGTCCAGGGCCACCACGCCGGTGCGGACCTTGAGGCGGCCGCGGTCGTCGAAGTCCCGGCCCGTGGCGACCCGGTCCCCGCCGAGCTGTGCGAGCCGGGCGCGGAAGGCGGGCTGGTCGGCGTCGTCGACCACCGCGAACGTTCCCGTGACGTCCCAGTAGCCGGC encodes:
- a CDS encoding GlxA family transcriptional regulator; the protein is MVSRQLPGHGESGDRPTLAPPHRVAVLITDGFIPFELGIPHRIFGIARTPDGHEPLYDVVTCTTREPRAVRSDSDVTVLVDHGPEALESADTVVVPAVREHGTAFTSGVTAPDMAEALGRIRPGARIVSICTGALQLAGVGLLDGRPATTHWHYTDLMRQLHPEIQVNPDVLYVDDGDVLTSAGVAAGIDLCLHLLRRDHGTAIAHDVARRTVVPPHRDGGQAQYVDRPVPDADGPGTAPARAWAMERLHEPITLAEMAGHAAMSVRTFTRRFREETGESPGQWLVRRRVDLARRLLEDTDLAVERIAARCGFGTAQSLRAHMQTTLGVSPTQYRRTFRPAA
- a CDS encoding dihydrofolate reductase family protein, whose product is MKISITQFVSLDGVSQGPGSADEDPSGGFTRGGWFVPYLDEAFVRQASDWLDQADGLLLGRRTYEAFARDWPQIPEPDPFAVRMNTLPKYVVSNTLDEGSWNPTTVLRGDIAETVGALRSKDGREAQVHGSAHLAASLLDAGLVDTLRLAVAPVVVGQGRRLLAGSADAGLRLREERTMPSGLVVLEYDVTGPAPLADYEGVAPI
- a CDS encoding alpha/beta hydrolase; translation: MIRPARRPAAVVACLLVPVLLLAACAVPPKNQVALEDVGKSGGGAGGGTAAASGAPDGFEDFYTQAVEWSECGGFQCATVDAPLDWQDPGAGTIEIAMKKLPATTDEPRGSLLVNPGGPGASGIGLVESTSTFGFRLRAEYDIVGFDPRGVGQSTPVTCVDDEAKDEFLTTDYPDTDEGIAQQIEAIRQWGQACAENTGELLGNVDTQSAARDMDMLRAALGDEKLNYLGYSYGTQLGATYAGLFPGNAGRLVLDGAIDITLTSDEVAAEQAVGFENALRAYVEDCIAGPECPLGDTVDVGLQQIRSMVNDAAAHPIATSSGRVVTKKLAFYGVAMPLYNEANWSYLTTALQEIFWEGRGDTLLLLADNYNDRNPDGSFNSNSEEAFRAINCADGRATEDLEEMKKLAAEIVEDAPTLGESFGFSGVDCADWPYPAVKQDFDIHAKGAAPIMVIGTTNDPATPYRWSEALADTLDSGFLVTYQGEGHTAYGRSNECVNGAVEDYLVNGSVPDGELTC
- a CDS encoding enoyl-CoA hydratase-related protein, which encodes MTQRVWCHLREHGHDVGVELAGTFDRPRELVEAVDSAAPDLILCPFLKHRVPEEVWRRYPTVIVHPGPVGDRGPSSLDHAILDGRAQWGVTALSAVEEMDAGPVWASNVFDMPAAPVSKAALYNSRVADAAMACVDEVLRKVDAGDLPLDADQCLRVVADTGERPLLRRRDFEIDWVEPAQELARRVAAADSAPGAPADVQGRRVCLYDAVASDVETGAVPGTVVGHSVDAVAIACGTGTLWVGYAAPLTERRGTKLPASRVIDTSRTPYLKVPDALAETSYVRDEHVGYLTLRSYNGAMYAEQCRRFTSAVEKALTEDTRVLVVRGTEYAFSNGIHLGVIDAAPDPAAEAWENIWAIDELCLVLANADQLTMTAFTANAGAGGVMAGLCTDVTVARDGVILNPYYDMGIYGSELHSWALPQRVGEQRADTLLHRKLPISAAEADRIGMISGVGPRDMAAFDEWLGETARGYAEPATLTTTLARSAERRVRSKPLSYHQTIELAEMARDFFDDRNGFADLRKRFLTKAAPEVTPAKLRFG
- a CDS encoding DNA polymerase III subunit delta'; its protein translation is MSVWDEVVGQESAVAMLHASATRPEAMTHAWLLTGPPGSGRSVAARAFAAALQCEQGGCGTCHACTTTLAGTHPDVTLLATDKVVITIDEVRDLVGTAARTPTQGRWRVIVVEDADRMAERTTNLLLKSIEEPPPHTVWVLCAPSVQDVLPTIRSRCRAVVLRVPPAEAVAGLLVRRDGVDPDVALTAARAAQSHVGMARRLARDTGARERRSAVLGLARRIRGVGDAVLAAGELVDVAKQEAAAATEERDAAEKAELLRALGVADGEPLPPKLRSQVKQLEESQKRRATRRQRDVLDRAMLDLLSLYRDVLVLQLGADVDPVNGEQAGTVRDLARDSTPEQTIRRMDAIAVARQRLDGNVAPLLACEAMTIALRPQG
- the tmk gene encoding dTMP kinase, with product MSTPGFFISFEGGDGVGKSTQARLLGDWLAGLTGREVVLTREPGGTDLGKELRAAVLHGADMGPRAEALLYAADRAHHVESLIRPALERGAVVITDRYLDSSVAYQAGGRTLGEDDVEHLSLWATDGLLPDATVLLDLDPSVAAERRAGTGETPDRLERAGEEFHRRTREAYLRRAGTDPDRWIVVDAARLVEDIQAQIRVDVAARLGLTPVVTEAVTEAAERHGTESGNRAATDQAPRGQEGRA
- the topA gene encoding type I DNA topoisomerase, yielding MPQPRKLVIVESPTKARKIQGYLGDDFEVEASVGHIRDLPQPSDLPAEMKKGPYGKFAVDVDNGFDPYYVVHSDKKKKVTELKRALKEADELYLATDEDREGEAIAWHLIQELKPKVPVKRMVFHEITREAIMRALENTRELDQDLVDAQETRRILDRLYGYEVSPVLWRKVGKGTSAGRVQSVATRLVVERERERMAFVSAGYWDVTGTFAVVDDADQPAFRARLAQLGGDRVATGRDFDDRGRLKVRTGVVALDEAAATAVVGGLDGADYRVKSLETKPYTRRPAAPFTTSTLQQEAGRKLRMSSRQTMRTAQALYENGYITYMRTDSPSLSKEATDAARHQAAELYGQEYVPGPPRLYQSKNKGAQEAHEAIRPAGDTFRTPAQVAGELAGDQFRLYELIWKRTVASQMADAKGSTATVRLGAHVADAAPAHGGSEAVFTASGTVITFRGFLAAYEESRDLDPDADALDRPSGRSGSKNDSETRLPRMAEGDTLTGRDLAAEGHSTSPPARYTEASLVKALEERGIGRPSTYAAIISTIQDREYVWSRGQALVPTWRAFAVVRLLERHFVRLVDYDFTAAMEADLDEIAAGDRHRAAWLREFYFGEDGPGADATHGTSDAAGVDAHGGGLRDLVEHLGEIDAAAINSVEIGEGIRVRVGRYGPYLEDTRAEVPDGEKPVRPRIPDDIAPDELTVAKARELFAAGADDGRELGKDPASGHPIVARNGRFGPYVTEKLPEPELDPGLSAAARKRALAKQPKPRTASLFSDMALDSVTLEDALRLLSLPRVVGVDPETGTEITAQNGRYGPYLKKGTDSRSLPTEESLFTVTLEEALELYKQPKRRGRAAAAPPLRELGEDPTSKKPIVVKDGRFGPYVTDGETNRTLPRDLTPDSVTPERAIQLLEEKRAQGPKKKTTRKPAAKKPAAKKTTTEKTTTKTSSAKK